A genomic region of Arachis hypogaea cultivar Tifrunner chromosome 5, arahy.Tifrunner.gnm2.J5K5, whole genome shotgun sequence contains the following coding sequences:
- the LOC112802356 gene encoding ABC transporter G family member STR, translating to MASRPNKKLGSNKNLESLLDMDQAGGVVKKLNNQLRPQNSVPGTGLEFSNLSYSVIKKQKKDGVWMKKEAYLLHDISGQANKGEIMAIMGPSGAGKSTFLDALAGRIAQGSLEGSVRIDGKPVTTSYMKMVSSYVMQDDQLFPMLTVFETFMFAAEVRLPPSVSREEKRKRVYELLDQLGLQSATHTYIGDEGRRGVSGGERRRVSIGIDIIHKPSLLFLDEPTSGLDSTSAYSVVEKVKDIARGGSIVLMTIHQPSFRIQMLLDKITVLARGRLVYMGKPDLLGVFLSGFGRTVPDGENSMEYLLDVIKEYEQSTIGLDPLVLYQRDGLKPDQAAKTPVPRTPRTAYTRKNNPAGASKHMISLKSQGFTAGTSVPDSSNFSYGYNYEDEGEDDYENFDNSLERRSATTAQTPRTMASGVHPRLASQFYKDFSAKDFSVWLYHGVVGTPRRAPSWTPARTPGVTPMSASRSVMTSQQQDPYYARAKTPSLVSQSMNIYATSYQEFDIEEEVLDEPSHGSKYANPWLREVVVLSWRTMLNVIRTPELFLSREIVLTVMALVLSSIFKNLSHTTCLDINRLLNFYIFAVCLVFFSSNDAVPSFILERFIFIRETSHNAYRASSYVISSLLVYLPFFAVQGLTFAAITKFLLHLKSKLLYFWLILFASLITTNAYVMLVSALVPSYITGYAVVIATTALFFLTCGFFLKRTQIPVYWRWLHYISAIKYPFEALLTNEFDNNNCYTGNLADLSPGPMGDLKFSQQHNFSSNCILIGKDVLETMDIQLDNVWYDILILLAWGVLYRFFFYLVLRFYSKNERK from the exons ATGGCATCAAGGCCAAATAAGAAACTAGGCTCAAACAAGAACCTAGAGAGTTTATTAGACATGGATCAAGCAGGAGGAGTTGTGAAAAAATTGAATAATCAACTTAGACCACAGAACTCTGTTCCTGGAACAGGGCTAGAATTTAGTAACCTTTCTTATAGTGTCATAAAGAAGCAGAAGAAGGATGGGGTTTGGATGAAGAAGGAAGCATATCTTCTTCATGACATCTCCGGCCAGGCCAACAAAGGCGAAATCATGGCGATCATGGGGCCGAGTGGTGCTGGAAAATCCACCTTTCTTGATGCCTTGGCAGGGAGAATTGCTCAAGGGAGTCTTGAAGGATCAGTTAGAATTGATGGAAAACCA GTGACTACAAGTTACATGAAGATGGTCTCATCATATGTGATGCAAGATGATCAATTGTTCCCTATGTTGACAGTTTTTGAGACATTCATGTTTGCAGCTGAGGTTAGGCTTCCTCCTTCAGTTTCAAGGGAGGAAAAGAGGAAGAGGGTTTATGAGCTTCTTGATCAACTTGGCTTGCAG AGTGCAACACATACATATATTGGTGATGAGGGAAGAAGAGGAGTATCAGGAGGGGAGAGAAGAAGGGTGTCCATTGGCATAGACATAATTCATAAGCCATCCCTTTTGTTCCTTGATGAACCAACCTCAGGACTTGATTCAACAAGTGCCTACAGTGTTGTTGAAAAGGTTAAGGACATAGCAAGAGGAGGTAGCATTGTCCTCATGACCATACATCAACCTTCATTTAGAATTCAAATGCTCCTTGACAAGATCACGGTCTTAGCGAG GGGAAGGCTTGTATACATGGGAAAGCCAGATTTACTGGGTGTATTCCTTTCTGGATTTGGAAGGACAGTACCAGATGGAGAGAACAGCATGGAGTACCTATTAGATGTCATCAAAGAATATGAGCAATCCACCATTGGACTTGACCCTCTTGTTCTTTACCAACGCGACGGCCTCAAACCAGATCAAGCCGCCAAAACACCAGTcccaagaacaccaagaacagcTTACACAAGGAAGAACAACCCTGCTGGTGCTTCAAAACACATGATTAGCCTAAAATCTCAAGGATTCACGGCCGGAACATCAGTTCCTGATTCCTCAAACTTCAGTTATGGCTATAATTATGAAGACGAAGGCGAAGATGATTATGAGAATTTTGACAATTCTCTTGAGAGGAGAAGTGCTACTACTGCTCAAACTCCAAGGACTATGGCCAGTGGTGTCCATCCCCGGTTGGCTTCGCAGTTTTACAAAGATTTCTCTGCCAAGGATTTCTCTGTTTGGCTCTACCACGGCGTGGTAGGGACACCTCGCCGCGCGCCCTCTTGGACGCCAGCTAGGACACCAGGGGTGACACCTATGTCAGCTTCTAGAAGTGTTATGACAAGCCAACAACAAGATCCTTATTATGCTCGCGCAAAAACACCTTCACTAGTTAGCCAATCCATGAACATCTATGCAACTTCATatcaagaatttgatattgaagaagaAGTGCTTGATGAACCAAGCCATGGATCAAAGTATGCAAATCCATGGCTTCGCGAGGTAGTCGTGCTCTCATGGAGGACAATGCTGAATGTTATTCGAACTCCAGAGCTATTCCTGTCCAGAGAGATTGTCCTAACTGTCATGGCACTTGTCCTCTCCTCTATCTTCAAGAATCTAAGCCACACAACTTGCTTAGACATCAATAGGCTCCTCAACTTCTACATCTTTGCAGTATGCTTAGTCTTCTTCTCTTCGAATGACGCCGTCCCTTCCTTCATCCTGGAGAGGTTTATCTTCATTAGGGAGACTTCTCACAACGCTTATCGCGCATCATCCTATGTCATTTCTTCCCTTCTTGTTTACCTCCCTTTCTTCGCCGTCCAGGGACTAACTTTCGCAGCCATAACAAAGTTTTTGCTCCATCTTAAAAGCAAACTCTTGTACTTTTGGCTAATCCTTTTTGCTTCTCTTATAACcaccaatgcatatgtgatgctTGTTAGTGCTCTTGTTCCAAGTTACATCACAGGATACGCGGTTGTTATAGCAACAACCGCGCTGTTCTTCTTGACATGTGGCTTCTTCCTCAAGCGAACTCAGATACCAGTGTATTGGAGGTGGTTGCATTACATTTCTGCTATCAAATACCCTTTTGAAGCATTGCTGACGAACGAATTCGACAACAACAACTGCTACACAGGGAACCTAGCCGATCTGTCTCCGGGTCCAATGGGAGATTTAAAGTTTAGCCAACAACACAATTTCAGCAGTAACTGCATTTTGATTGGGAAGGATGTGTTGGAGACAATGGATATTCAGTTGGATAATGTATGGTATGATATCTTGATCCTGCTAGCTTGGGGTGTTCTTTACAGGTTCTTCTTCTACTTGGTACTGAGATTTTACTCCAAGAATGAGAGAAAATGA
- the LOC112802355 gene encoding non-specific lipid transfer protein GPI-anchored 3, producing the protein MASKVMFSFFLIFSSIVHQGISQSLEELLGGLGKNMGVVKEAQCMQKLVACNKYLKDQSNVPEECCGPLREIATSNDQECLCAFFNNQQMLDSMQISRDDAMKLPNACSVPVEISTCNNVQSPPVSDINLDPKMFGPPAESSSATGLIRFGVPSFFALLAAALF; encoded by the exons ATGGCTTCCAAGGTTATGTTCTCATTCTTCCTCATATTCTCTTCAATAGTTCATCAAGGAATCTCTCAAAGCCTTGAAGAACTTCTTGGAGGACTTGGAAAAAATATGGGAGTGGTGAAAGAAGCACAATGCATGCAAAAGCTAGTGGCTTGTAATAAATACCTGAAGGACCAAAGTAATGTTCCTGAAGAATGTTGTGGACCTTTGAGGGAAATTGCAACATCAAATGACCAAGAATGTTTGTGCGCTTTCTTCAACAACCAACAGATGCTTGATTCCATGCAAATCTCTAGGGATGATGCCATGAAGCTTCCTAATGCTTGCTCTGTCCCTGTTGAGATTTCTACATGCAACAatg TACAAAGCCCACCAGTATCAG ATATAAATCTAGACCCTAAAATGTTTGGTCCCCCTGCTGAATCATCAAGTGCAACAGGACTCATCCGTTTTGGTGTTCCAAGTTTTTTTGCTTTGTTGGCTGCTGCTCTATTTTAG
- the LOC112802357 gene encoding protein TIFY 6B, with protein sequence MERDFFGLSSKSDAGTTIKDDAVRGSGMQWTFSNKVSSIPQYLSFKTTLEDQRKTIMDPLASSGYMTISTKDAYDTDQKPLLSVVQRNLSIGKQAGNNIGMTVYPPLCSGSHLASQQQESRIFSLSNQTNKVSPVLQSNLATTTGHSMVASVIKPQALGSKSTSTPVSALPSASSIVGTTELRNCSKSSGTPTQLTIFYAGSVCVYDDISPEKAQAIMLLAGNGSALNQNNTVSTTKLQPAMSVPSKDNGFIVGMPISLPSTSLLVSRPGGALVAVGPSTTSTNNLESPNVVSIRSASQKMVNTVGLPQARKASLARFLEKRKERVMSTSPYTLSKKSSPESSNPGSDTISLSMNSSGSCSLPAIN encoded by the exons ATGGAGAGAGATTTTTTTGGTTTGAGCTCCAAAAGTGATGCAGGGACTACTATCAAAGACGATGCAG TGAGGGGTTCAGGAATGCAGTGGACATTCTCAAACAAAGTCTCATCCATTCCTCAGTACTTGTCCTTCAAGACGACTCTGGAAGATCAGAGAAAGACAATTATGGATCCCCTAGCTTCATCTGGATATATGACCATATCAACTAAGGATGCTTATGACACTGACCAGAAACCATTGTTGAGTGTGGTCCAG aggAATTTGTCCATCGGAAAGCAAGCCGGAAACAACATTGGAATGACAGTGTATCCACCGCTATGTTCTGGTTCACATTTAGCTAGCCAACAACAGGAATCAAGAATATTTTCACTTTCCAACCAAACAAATAAAGTAAGTCCTGTTCTTCAATCTAACCTTGCTACTACTACCGGACATAGCATGGTTGCTTCAGTCATAAAACCACAAGCACTCGGTTCCAAATCAACCAGCACACCTGTATCTGCTCTTCCATCTGCGAGTTCCATTGTTGGAACTACCGAATTAag GAATTGTTCCAAGTCTTCTGGGACACCTACTCAGCTGACCATTTTCTATGCCGGTTCAGTATGTGTTTATGATGACATATCTCCTGAGAAG GCCCAGGCTATCATGTTACTTGCTGGAAATGGCTCTGCTCTAAATCAGAACAACACAGTTTCTACAACTAAATTGCAGCCAGCAATGTCTGTTCCCTCCAAAGATAATGGTTTCATTGTAGGCATGCCAATTTCTCTTCCATCGACTTCTCTCCTCGTTTCTCGTCCTGGAGGAGCGTTGGTGGCAGTAGGACCTTCGACTACCTCTACCAACAATTTGGAATCTCCTAATGTTGTTTCAATAAGATCTGCATCTCAAAAAATGGTTAACACAG TAGGGTTGCCTCAGGCACGCAAAGCATCGTTGGCTCGGTTCTTGGAGAAGCGAAAGGAAAG GGTTATGAGCACATCTCCCTACACTTTAAGCAAGAAATCTTCCCCTGAAAGCAGCAATCCTGGATCAGATACTATTAGTCTTTCCATGAACTCCTCCGGTTCCTGTTCGCTACCAGCCATTAACTAA